From Oreochromis niloticus isolate F11D_XX linkage group LG15, O_niloticus_UMD_NMBU, whole genome shotgun sequence:
TCAGCTGACTCTGAATGCAGCATATAGAACAGGAAGTTTGTAACAGATGAAGTTTATTCAAAGTTGTTTGGAAACATCCGCAAATTTGATGTTATATACAGTTGCTCAAGCCTGTGCAAAAGGCTTGagctcatttctttttattttgcaaggaaaatgggaaataggtgaaacatctgcaaacatgcatggaaacacagaagacaaaaacagtttgtacaattctaacaagcttaaaaaagtcaatatttgcTGTGACCACCCCACCTTTATTCACCACCTTTAttatttatacacacacactcttcaccctgctgaGCATCCGGGCCCTCACTGCCAGACTgaggaacagtttcttcccccaagctgtcagactcctgaacactcagtgactggactgacccacacacaccttcatacaCATCACTACCAAGCACTTATCTGcagtatcacacacacacacacacacacacacacacacacacacacacacacacacacacacacacacacgcacaccccTACAGCCACCAAGttacttttgcacaatactcaacattttgcacatttccaTTGCACTGTGTTGTGTCTGTAAAGTCCTGTTCTGTCTAGTGTTGCACTGTCTTGTCGTGtttatttttgcaattttttgcacattgcacttttACGTAgtcctgtgtgtttgtctgttatgtgtcaTGTGTAGCACCAGGGTCTCGGAGGAATGCTGTCTCATTTCactctgtactgtaccactgtacatggttgaaatgacaataaaagccacttgacttgacttattcttcaacacaatcTGAACTCTCTCAGGCAAACTTTCTTTATTCTGGAATATTTCTCCAGACTTCTCAaagttcttctttggatgttggctttcTTTCGTTCTGTTTTCTGATTCCATAGAGTTGACATCTTTGACATACCACtgccttttcttcctgtttcccttTCTTAAGAACGGTTTCTGACATCCACCCTCCCACTGAGACCACGTCTGATGGTCAGTAGATGGACATGACTTCTTCTTTAGTCCCCCATTTGTCCTGTTTCTGCTCACTGTGCCAAGTTTCTGACTTTGGGTCTTTGGGATTCACTTTGTAATGGCAAAAATGTTACtttctttggatttttttgtagattcaactaaagaaactggaacaacTTATGTGTTATTGTGGCAGTCTTCTTTTCCAAGGTGTCTGTTATAGTTAAACAACACAGGTTCATCCgctgagttaggtgcctttttaacACTTTTAAAAATGACCAGACAGTCTGGctgcttggaagcaaaatattttgggggaaaaaaagagtggtggctcaagacttttgcacattaaTGTATAAGAAaggaaaattaaaatatttaaataaagagGAAAGAATTTGTAGCACCAGAGGTCTTTTAATAAACAGTCATTTGCAAAGTAATTGCAAAGTAATTTCAGGCATTCACTCTGAAGCACATCAAAATGTGTTCCCCTCTCACTGTGCTCCGTGCTCAGATACCTTTAGAGCCGGGTATTTAGTCTGACGCTGACAAACCTGTGTGCTGGTTGTTTGTAACGTGCGTGAGTGTGGTTCAGTGTTTACTGCCATTTGGAAAACTCAAATAAATCTCTGCATTTGACGGTGAAAAATATGCATTCGGATTCAGTGAATACCTCCGGTCAACAAATCTGCTGTAATTATAGTAATCTGGATCCCTGGGTATTCTCCAGTCGAGTGTCAGTTGTCAGACGAAACGCACTGCGTCTCATCTCGTTTTTGTTTTGGCCCCGTTTTGATGCCACAAACCAAGCAAGTTCATCAGCAGCAGCGAGGACGCCAGCAGGGTGGAGATGGAGCACGTTATTATCACATAATGACAGTCCCAGCTCTGAAAACGCACGCCGCCGTCTCTCCAGGAATAGACGCTCAGCCAAGGCAAAAGCAACGAGCGGTCAATGGAAAACCAACAACGGCAAGATGTTTTTcattcgttttttttttttttacaaaatggCTTTTATTCTGTCTTCATCATGTACAAACTttgtcaaataataataaagtctgACAACTGCAGCTGCTTTGCTCGTGTTTCGGTCAAACCAAATCCAgccatatatatgtatgtatatatagcaGAGCTTTTAAGTATTTAGAGTTCAAACATTAAATGTAGGCACTGGAATAGCTTAAAAGGACAAATGTTTTATGACTACAGCATTGTTCAAAGGCATCCTCAGCCACTAGCAGGCGGAGCTCTTGCATTTCAGATAATAAGCATGAATCCACATAAAAGGTTGTGTATAGGGAGGAGCAAGAAAACACAAGTCAAGCCGTCACAGAGTCGGAGGTTGCAGTGGCAGCATGGGTAGCTGTGCTGAACTGCAGACCACAGGAATGGGCTATTTTTGGAAAGATCTCCTCCTCTCGGAGAAGGAAGCAGGCAGCTCGCCTCATCACTGAGCGTCCAGGATGTCTGGTGTGGGACTCGGGCTCTGTGATGACCAGGAAGAGGGAGTGACCTGATTATAGAGGACGTCCTGAGAGCCAAAAAGCGGCTCTCTGAGATGGCGCATGTACATGAGGAACAGATTGAGAGCCACCATGGCGAGGAGCGGGAAGACGCTCAGACCGGAGCCGAAGCCTCGCCAGGAGATGCACGTGTTCAGGGCGACCCAGTAAACAAGCCTGAGGAGCAcgaaaagaaaacatcaaacagGAAATCAGACGCTCACAGCTTCTCCACCAGCGTTACCTCCAATCTGCTAGGCTCCGTCTGCCAGACATGTTTAATAACtccatatttttaaataaagtttccCAAAATACATATACGCCTTTCAATGCACTGCAATAAATGTTGCTACAATCAATTTGTAGGGTCATAAATTGACCTTTTTTGGGAGTGGGTGCAATAACACAAAGAGCTCTCAGCAGTTTATAGCAACTTTCAAAACCACAGTTTTACTGGGGGGTTTTTGTACTCTCGTTTTTTACTGGCCACAGCAGACAGCTGCTCAGCTTTAAAAACCAACTGAGTAATACCCGTCCAGCATAAAACAGCAGTGCAGACGCAGTCAGCAACGAGCTGTTTAAATGAGCAGGTTAAGAGACAGATGCTGCATTTCACTCAGATCTTAGAGACCAAATAAGAAGAGAGAAAACTTCAAGAGGTCACAAATGAGGCCTAACTAATATCTAATAAGAGGGCTGATCAATCAGAGGCCCAAACCAACTTAACTTTGTAAAACTGGCAAACTTTGAGGCTCGCAGTCTGAGCTCTGCGCTGCTCTGTGACGCAGAGCCAGAGCTTCTCTTTGGGTTTGTTAATGACAGTGGTTGTGTTCATTTTTAGCCCTGTCAGTGGCGTGGCTCTACGAACGGCAGTGTCAGCCTGTCAGTGCATCGCTTTGGACTAAAATAACTATCTCGCCGCCATCGCCGTCATTTATGTTGCTCCTTGGCTTTTGGAGAAAGCGTGTGTGGCTGTCACACTTCTGCGTGAACTACTGATCACTGAAACATCTTTCAATAACCTTTCCTTAAAGTGCTGGCTCAAAATGggtttcctttttatttttgcaactGTAACAAAAAGTAATTAACCTTTTGACAACTAGTCTTGGTCACCTCTACCCCTGTCTAGTTTCAACATAGGGTTGGCATTTTACACTCTTCCTAATCAGTGTACTAACTCTGGACTTTTCTCAATTCTGGTCTGTGAAGCAGAAAAAAGTGGCACTAATTAGCATGTTTGCACACTGATGACAACACTGGGCTCACAGGAACGCCTGGCTGCCAGCATGGCTATAAACTCTTAGGTTGTTGCAGGTGTAATATTCACTAAAGCCTGTCTTTATCGACTTTTCTgccaaataaaagaaataagatATTAAATTTTAGTCTACATATATGGGTTTTCATTTACATCATATTTGCCAAATCCACTATTTATTACTTAAAAATGTGTTACTAGTGATGTAGAGGTCTCAAAAACTCAAATATGATACACGTGGCGTTACAGGGTTAACTCTCCGTGTGGACATCATGGTCTAATCTTCAAATGTCAGAGTTCTTTCCTGGGAACAAAGTGATCTGTCTGTAACAGTGTGGAGTTATTCTAGACCTGACTTTTAGGCGGATTTATTGGTCCTTATTTGTGTAGCACTCCGGCTACGCAGATAGAAGGATTATGGAAATTCAGCTGACGCAGAGGCTGCTGAGACGTTTATGTAAAGTCCTCCAACAAGCCAGCAGCTAGCAGGCCCATCCACAGTGGGTAATTCAAATGGCTAGAATGGGAAAGAGAGTGACcacagaagaggaagaaagaaaaaactaatCGTACATCCGGTAAGGTCGGACCAACCCCGCTGGCTCACAGGAGCTTTCCACCTTTCTCGCTTTTGAGCCTCACCTTCCAAAGATGAACATTATGACCAGGATAGGCACCAACTTCAGCTGGTCTTGAGGCAGTAGCGCAGCCATAACAACAAGGTTCAGGACGTAGAGGAGTAACTGCTCCAGGGAGGTGGTGACGAAAAGCTGCTGAACCGCACCTCTTCTGGGAAACGACTCCTGCAGATCGAAGGAGCCGCTGCAGAACTGGCAGGCTGCACCCATGAGCATCGCTGCGAGGGATAAAGGAGCAATAAGTCAGTTAGCATCTTGAATCTGGGCCATCTTTCCGCAAACAGCGCGCTCGTCCTGACAGCACACTTTGTTTTTGCAATTCCATCATTTGAATGTGAAGCAAACGGCAGCAGACTGGCCCACATGCAAATACTCCTCACAGCCACCAgcctgaccttttttttttttaccacctGCCCTCTTATTCCGAGTCACTCTCATTTGGGAAGTGATTAAAATGTTCTCGAACAATTAGGCCACAGCCTGGGAGATGAGGGACACAGCCAGCCTCTTATTGTAGTTTCCATTTAAAGCTATGTGAAGGAGAAGGAAATTATGCTTCTCCCCAGAGGCCTGGGAGACGTCTGCTGCTACTGACGCTGAAAGCGCATGAAATTAAAGAGGACAGGAGACACTGAAGCATTCCAAGACAAAGCAGCCAGACAAACCAAATCCTCTCTTAATCATTATCTTTCATTCAAGGCTCTCACATGGCTGTTTTTGAATTTCAgcgtgcaggtgtgtgtgtgtttgtgagacaCATACCGAGCAGGATGGGGACAGCAGCCACCACACAGCAGCACAAGGTGAAAACGATGCGGCTGGTTACGTCAGGGAAGTCAGGGGGTTTGATGGGCACGTAGAAATAGAGTGCATAGAGGATCCCGGACGCACACAGAAGCGAGGCCAGCACCGAGAAGAAAGCGGGGACTCGGCTGCTCTGACAGCATGTGCACTGGCAACAGCGGCATCGTCCCCGATCCGAAGCCTCCCGCGCAGCCACGCAAGTCTCTCCACGGGCCTCGGAACTCCACACAGCCAGCTCCACGCTCTCCGGCGGCGGCCCTATCAGAGGCCGACCCTCGTCCACAGTGCAGTCCAGATTGGCGGATTCTGGACTCCATCTCGGTGCGTCTGTGCCGTTGGGAATGTCTCCCTGAGAGGCCGGGGTTGGAGGGCCGACGCAGTTTTCCGTGGCGGCGTCCAAATTGCGCGCCGCGATGATAGGACTGGAAAGAGTTTGATCCagctccccctcctccccacgACGCGCTCGAGGCTCTTCTGGGAGGCTGACGCCAGACTGCTGGTGGCAAGGAGCAGAGCCTGTTCGAATcagagcacattttaaaaaaaaaacatcaaacgcAATCAGCTGCAGACTTACTCCAATCAATCATTCACTTTCTTACTTTTAAAATACAAAGCAGAGTCGAAAGTCTCATATAAACTGTTCTTACAAGATTACTCTGATGATGGTTAGGCCTGCCCACTAATTGTCCAGCAAACACTGATCAGTGAAAAGAATCTAGTGTCACAAAGTTTGGATTAGTGGGGGGGAAAAAGCACTTAGTGGCAGCTCTAGTTTACGTGGTTGAACTGCGGTGCTCACGCACTAATTACATTTACTATAAGGCTGGATATCTGCAGGCTGCTGGCCTGCTCATAAATGACTGTTCATAGTTTAGTATTCGAAGCATGTAAACAGTAGGTAATATTGGCCTAATACACAGTGTGGCTTTGTGTACACATCTGTAAAATCTATATTTGAAAGGTTtgttattatgttttatttatttctctagTCGTTTCAACGCTACTGAAAATATGTGCGGAAAAAAGGATatatcaaaatatttaaatgaccCAATAAAGAGTCTAATAATTGCTTTGAACTATAATTAATCTTTGGTTGAGCTGTAATAATGATATATGCATATATGCAGGCCATTTTATTAggtcaatcacatggcagcagctcagtgcatttaggtgTGAATACATGATCAAAACCACCTGCTGAGGTTCAAACTGAGCACTAGAATGAagaaaaaaggtgatttaagtgactttgcaTGCGGCAGGATCGTCGGTGTCAGACAGGCTgatctgaatatttcagaaactgctcatctgctgggattttcttgCACAACACAATAGTTTGACGAAGGGAAGcaatccagtgagcagcagcactCTGGATGgaaatgtcttgttgatgtcagaggttcAGAGCACTCCGAGCTGATAGATAATCAGTTCACTGCACTCAATGGGCCTCcagagtcaccagatctcaatccaatagagcacctttgggatgtggtggaacgggagattcatgtcatggatgtgcagccaacaaatctcaATCAAACTTCAGCACCTTGTTAAATCAACGCcctaaaagaaacagaagacaaaAAGGGGGCCCAAcctggtactagcaaggtgtcCCTAATGAACTGGCCTGTCTGACACCGGAGCCAAAGAGATCTGAATGTCCAGATCCAGGAAGGGGGAGAAGGAGAGCCTGGGTGGGTCGATGTAAGTGTATTTGCATTACTGTCAAATAATGTAATGAAAATGACCAAAACAACcaatgaaaagaatgaaattgTCTGTATACTAAAAGTGTGACATAGTTTAACCAAAGGGTTGTGTtttaatacacagaaaatagTCCTGTACGGATACCTCTTTAAAAATCTATCTATTTAAAGTGTAGACGGTCGCACCAACTCGCTGTTGGTTTTGGTCTTTAAATAGGATTTGTTTATAATAAGTAAAGTCGTACATCCCGAGTTGTATCCCAATTGCCACAAAAACCACGTGTCATCTTTTTTTCACCTCTAATTAAGCATCTGACGGGTGTGATATGCAGAAGAGAGCCCAAAAACCAACATAAGCCCTCAGACACAAATTAAAGCTCTAGAAAAAGGGTTTGGACCAAAACGTAAAAACATCCAGACCGCCGCTGCTGCAAGGACACAAAGCAGCACCCATTAAACACCAGAAGCTACCGAGGAGGATTACAAACATCCCGACACTTCACATTACAGATGGGAGTCACCCACCGGCAGCGCTTTAACTGTTTCCCTCACAGCTTGGACTTGGTTCTCTCACACAAATATTAAATCTAATTACAAGAATGTTTGtcttgtttacaaaaaaaaagctccaTTTCCTAAAGCACAACTCAAGTTTTTATGATATTTTACCCAGAATTAAAAGCTGATTTTTCCAAAATCGGACTAAAGTTaaggattttaaaaaagtttctctTCTGGAAAATGATTTAActtgttttttcttaatgtttttGTGATATAATTGCACTTAACTTATTCCATTCAACACAAacaatgctttttttcctctgcaggCTCTGTCCTAACTCTATTTGGATCTAGCCTGGACTCAATCCGACTTTAGCTTTTGCTAATTTGCTCTGGCCTCCCTTCAAATCCTACAGCTCCGACCAGGAGACAGTAAAAAGCAGCGGCAATAACTCACTCCTTGGCTGATCCGTCGCTGGTGGCGGTTCCAGCGAGCGCTGGGAGCCGGAGACAGAGTGGGAGGACGAGTGCAGCTCCTCCACCGACGACTCAGGGCTGTCTGACACCGGAGCCAAAGAGATCTGAGTGTCCAGATCCAGGAAGGGGGAGAAGGAGAGCCTGGCCGGGTCGATGTCCTGGAGCTGGTTGATGATATCGCTGATGGATTCCTTCATGCTGTCGAGCTCCTTCGCATTCTGCCGGTTAGTGGCCTGAAGCCCCGAGGTGCTCATAGTCACAGAGCCTGAGAGGAGCAGGAAGAGGTCCAGGTGGAAATCAGGCCAAGATCAGTTTAAAACATCAGACTGCGGAAAGAGACAAGAGTGAGGGAGAAAATCACCTTAATTCCCCCAAGTGTCAGAAAAGCTTGATTAATACACACGTCTGAAAAAATATCCCCGAGAAAACACAGTGATTCATCTTTATTTTCCCTTAAATATCGTCAGTAATCCGCTTTCTTTCAAGCCTCTGCTGTCACATGTGGACTTTATGATTCTTTGCCCTTTTCTTCTACCTGTAAGGCCCAATTTATATTCAGCTTCAGGAATCTGTTTGTCTTGACCAGAATAGCTCTGACCTCAGGGGAAAGGTCAGCGCTGAGGGAGACGGTTACACTCAAAAACTTCACAGGGACTTTATGTGGACTGAGAAAACttgcttttttggggggaggatAGAGGAAATTATGGGTTTATGCACATGGTTATACAATAATCATCACTGACAGGATGTCAAAGTTTATCTTCCCCTGTTTCTGTTGGGAACACTTTCTCATCAGGTTTGAATCCCTGTCAGTAGAGAAACTCAGGAAATCAGCACACGAATGCGTCACACTCTCGTGCACACCGAAGCGCGTCACAATAATCGCAGACTCCAGCTTTATGATCTGCAGCGGCAAGTCCAAAAGGCGGCTGGCGTGCACTGCACTGTTACCCTGCATCCTTTAAACGTATCACACATGAGACTGTATGAATCTGCAGGTTTCAACACTTTGCGGGGAGCTTATTATTAGTTGAAAGCCTTCTTTTGGTAAGTATCTCGCAGCAGGATGACTCAAACATCTATGTAGTAAAATGGAAAGCACTGCAGAGGTATAATAAATATGCTTTGACCGTTTTCGCCTAAAGGAGCAAATCGATATTTTGGGAGATAAGAAGCCCGAAACCATGAAGTTACAGCAAACAGCTGACCTGCCGAGCAAAACTGAAACAGAGACAAacgttaaatgtgtttttattcacatACTGATTAAACAAATGAGACATAATGTGTTTATTAACAAGATTTAAAGGCACTGGAAGTATTCACAAAACGTCCCCCCTGTTTCTAATCTTTCTTGAGGAAAGTGCTCCGACTGCTCAGTGTCTCACCATCAGGAATCTGAAAGttatattttgaaattttgatGTCACTACACGTCCCGTCAGTACTGATAATCAGTTCTCGGCATCTTGTAAAAAAGTATTTCCTGTCCTGGCAGCTTCGACCAAACTTTTAGAAGctacaaattttaaaaacacatatttcaaATCCAAAGAACACAGGATTATAACACTGATGGAATTTCAATTCAGAAACTCATGGATTCATGGAAAATCTTGTGTTACACTGCTACTGTGAGGTCAGACTTTAGCTTTCTTCTAAGAGAACTCTGGAGGATAAAACAGGGCAAAGTTTCACCTGTTCCTATCTCATGATGTGAATCTGAACCAGAGATGTGCAAGTTAGTTAAAAAGGTCTAAAAAAGCACAGAAGCAGCTTACTGGAACGTCTCCTTTATGGCTCTTCATGGACTACTTCAACTCCACTATTGATATCACAAATAATCCTAATCAGTTATTGTAACACTGTACCTTCTCCTGTAttacaactacacaacaaacaTAGTAAATACAATCTATAAATACATATTCATTTATGACTGTTTTtctacacatgcatacacacggacgaatgtttccagcacttaTGAACTCTAAAGCACATAAAATGCACTTACTGGACAAAAGCGTCTGCCAGGTGTGCGTAAAATAACATCAGTCACGTGCCTTTGTCTTCAAAGGCTTCATTAACATCTGCAGATTGAATCTGGAGCATTTTTCTCTGGGTTTTCTTGGCCCACATCCAACTGTGGCGTAGAGCAGGCGCGCACGGCGACGTTTCTCCAAACAAGCGAGGACCTTACCATGTATAGAGATCAATTAGGAGCCACGGGGCTTGAAGGTCTGGGAGAATAAATGTCGGTGGCGGTTATCGGAGCTGGCCTGGATGTGGCGCGTAGGGGGCGGGGAGGGGTATGTGGCTTTAAAACCCGCTGAAAAATAATTTTCCCCTCAGTGTTGAGCCACTCtctgaaaacaaaaactttataCGATGCCTCCTCCACGAAGCTTCTCGGGCTTAGTTTAGCGGCTGCAGGAAACACCTCATTTATTGatagataaataaatcaaatgaagGCAAAACGCACGCGTGAAAGCTGCGCGTAAAGGACGGGTCATTCACAAATCACGAATCTTGTATTTTGTGGCATCCAGAAGCAATTACAGtgattcatttcatttcacagaCAAACCTGCCTCACTTTGGCAAAACGAAATGCCCAAATGTGCAGATCAGCGGAACAAGAAGAGTTACTCTTATAAATGAACTTACTTTAGTCGGAGGTTGCGGAGTATTTGGGTGAGTTTACTCTCCtcgcagtttaaaaaaaaccctccgtCCTCGTCTGCCTTTCTTCCCTCCCCCTCCGTTTGGTTTTTGTCTTCCAGGATCCCGAACTTCTGAATCAAATTTCAGGACGGACAAAATACTAGGCTTTTTCCTCCGCCcacacaagtttttttttcccttcctggGTACCATGTCAAACACCATATGGAGCAAATAAAGGCAGAGGAGCGGCagcagcaagaggaggaggaggcggcacTTACTTTCAGTTTACCTTCAAATTCAACATGAACAATCACATCCATCACGAACACGAGTGCATCTAAACAGGGCCGTAAATATTTACACTGAAACCAAACCTCGGCGCGCCTCTGATATTCATACACAGGATGAGTGCGTGAACTCCGAGTATATTAATGCTCACTCAGACAGCATCAGCTACTACAGACAACCCGTTTATAGAAAGCATGCTCGCTAACTAAATATGTAAAGTCGTTTCACTCAATAATAAGTGatgaacttttcaaaataagGTTATAGTGACGtcgttgtgtttttttctgataTTGTGGGGCTTTTCATTATCAGTCACTCCAACTTCCAACAGTCCACTGATAACTCCTCGGTGGCCTCGGGCGCGACGAACAGACGCCAAACATTTTCGGATTGTGTGAAACTTTACTACGCATGCCCCCTTTTCTCTAAAGATCTGATTTCTGGAATTTCtcaccaaataaataaataaaagcgtTTAACATCTTTGCCCACAAACAATACATAAAAGCCAATGGTGAATGAAGCCTGGGATGCTTACTGTGCTGTCAGTGAATATCAGATTACCAATGGTAAAAAAGGAGTGATCTAGGAAAGGTGTGCGCATGCGTTACCACCAATTTCCATTCCAGGAATCTTTTCCACTTGCCCTTGTGACACTTCCATTTCCTCCTTAACAGGAAGTGATGAGCAGGGTTTGAGCATTGAGTTATTGTGGACAGAAACAAGTTTAAAGCCCTGCTGCAGCGGTGGAGACGTTCAAAGGGTTACAGATACCTGCAGAGGTAGTGCAGAGAGCAGCTGAGATTTTTGAAAATCTATTTATTTCACACCTGAGAAACAAAGCAGACCTTTTGAAAATCCTATTACAGGATGTTTCCTTAGAGGAAATTCTCACATCGCTGCTTTTCGCTATGTTGAGGAGCGTTTCCTGGAAACACACGACTTTCACCCTTGAAAAATAGGTAGACCTGAACTGGGAAGGATTggaattcaatttcaattcaatcaccccaactttattaatatttctttttgtctgaCTCTCTTTTAGTTCAGCCTCCCTGAGCCCATGTGTTCTCCAAATATGTtgctttctcctcttcctcacagtcATCTGCATGCTCAATGTAAAATGTCAACAACTGAAGATAAGGGGATcatataaaataacataaatataaatatgaaaatcaaATGACACCTAGGCATGAATGCTTTATTTTCCCCAGTTATTATCAGGGATATTTTATTGcataagaaaacattttaaaatatacagaTAACAGCTGTAGATTTGCAAtataatcaataaataaaaaaaaaaaatcatgactATAAACAACATATTTTGGATTCTGagctgtaaatatatatatatatatacacagataTGAGTTTATTGCTTGTGTAATGAGTCCCGGAGAAGGACATCTGTTGAGCAGCAGCATGTCTGAAACACCGCTCTGCTGTCATTTCAAGCCAACGGGAGGACGGAGGAGGGCACGCAGGTCCACCACAAACCAACAGTCTGCAGGTTACCTAGGTCCGACTGGCTTCTGCCTTTTCGCCAAAGCAAACACGGGCTGTGAAAGTCACATTAAGCAGTCAAAGTGGGGGGTTTGTCAGTCCTCTGACAGCAGCCTGTGGAAGTGATCCTTCCTCTTCTTCAGCACCTCCCGAAAATCCTCCTGAAAAAACACCAGCGG
This genomic window contains:
- the LOC100707464 gene encoding uncharacterized protein LOC100707464 encodes the protein MSTSGLQATNRQNAKELDSMKESISDIINQLQDIDPARLSFSPFLDLDTQISLAPVSDSPESSVEELHSSSHSVSGSQRSLEPPPATDQPRSSAPCHQQSGVSLPEEPRARRGEEGELDQTLSSPIIAARNLDAATENCVGPPTPASQGDIPNGTDAPRWSPESANLDCTVDEGRPLIGPPPESVELAVWSSEARGETCVAAREASDRGRCRCCQCTCCQSSRVPAFFSVLASLLCASGILYALYFYVPIKPPDFPDVTSRIVFTLCCCVVAAVPILLAMLMGAACQFCSGSFDLQESFPRRGAVQQLFVTTSLEQLLLYVLNLVVMAALLPQDQLKLVPILVIMFIFGRLVYWVALNTCISWRGFGSGLSVFPLLAMVALNLFLMYMRHLREPLFGSQDVLYNQVTPSSWSSQSPSPTPDILDAQ